A portion of the Nitrospira sp. genome contains these proteins:
- a CDS encoding fatty acid desaturase translates to MVAARPGQSAPLKSLGLSWESFPFIAIHLLCLAAIQTGVRWEWVVLAVGSYYVRMIGVTAGYHRYFSHRSFKTSRVFQFLLAFWAMTSAQKGVLWWAAHHRHHHKYSDREEDFHSPLQRGFWYSHIGWILSDDHVKTDLSLVKDLSRYPEIRYLDRFYFLPPVVYGGLLYLLWGFPGLVWGFFVSTTALYHCTFFINSLTHLFGTVRYRSGDGSRNSFILALLCCGEGWHNNHHHYQIAANQGWFWWEVDLSYYVLVALSWVGLVWDIRTPPPQVKAATIAVEQSFRSHGSQAPAALR, encoded by the coding sequence GTGGTAGCTGCCCGTCCTGGTCAGTCGGCTCCGCTCAAGTCTCTTGGGCTTTCGTGGGAGTCATTCCCGTTCATCGCGATCCATCTGCTCTGCCTCGCCGCGATCCAGACGGGCGTTCGATGGGAATGGGTCGTTCTCGCCGTGGGGAGCTACTACGTGAGGATGATCGGCGTCACGGCGGGATATCACCGCTATTTCTCGCACCGCTCGTTCAAGACCAGCCGGGTGTTTCAATTTCTGCTGGCGTTTTGGGCGATGACGTCCGCCCAGAAGGGGGTGCTCTGGTGGGCCGCCCATCACCGCCATCACCATAAGTATTCAGACCGGGAAGAAGATTTCCATTCTCCCCTGCAGCGGGGATTCTGGTATTCGCACATCGGCTGGATCCTCTCGGATGATCATGTGAAGACGGATTTGAGCCTGGTGAAGGACCTCAGCCGCTATCCTGAAATTCGATACCTGGATCGGTTCTATTTTCTTCCCCCGGTCGTGTACGGCGGCCTGCTCTACCTGCTCTGGGGATTTCCGGGGCTGGTCTGGGGCTTCTTCGTCTCCACGACGGCTCTCTACCATTGCACGTTCTTCATCAACTCACTGACCCATCTGTTCGGGACCGTTCGCTACCGATCCGGCGACGGGAGCAGAAACAGTTTCATCCTCGCCCTTCTCTGTTGTGGAGAAGGCTGGCACAACAACCATCACCATTATCAGATTGCGGCCAATCAGGGCTGGTTCTGGTGGGAGGTGGATCTGTCCTACTACGTCCTGGTCGCGCTGTCGTGGGTCGGGCTTGTGTGGGACATCCGCACACCGCCCCCGCAGGTCAAAGCCGCGACTATCGCCGTCGAGCAGTCCTTTCGATCGCACGGCTCCCAGGCACCGGCCGCCCTCCGGTAG
- a CDS encoding DUF2914 domain-containing protein, whose translation MSPLGKVQSVLAKPFMPAVFFLAGVTYDTLTLTRIDRLQDNLLLLLYMLLLGALIVLTGRVGIEPPPDREQLASVPPFIRWMLRSRPYYPMASQFLLGGLFSAYTVFYSRSASLTGTAVFFGLLVLLLVGNEFLRDRLSNLRLTVSLYALVCFSFFTFFLPVMTGLMNATMFLLGAGLSGLVTLRVVELIYRNNPDRSRREAVGVTAPALALITLLVSFYFLNWIPPVPLSLKFGGIYHEVKRSDDRFELSYAKKWYEVWKRSDTVFPANEPVYCFTAVFAPVALNTTVYHHWYFRSQRDKPFTHADRIPVRISGGREGGYRAYTFKQRLDPGDWRVDVESEDGRIIGRVAVTVEQGDDAVPLATTVY comes from the coding sequence ATGAGCCCGCTCGGGAAGGTTCAATCGGTTCTCGCCAAGCCGTTCATGCCGGCCGTGTTTTTTCTCGCCGGCGTGACCTATGACACGCTGACCCTGACGCGCATCGACCGGTTGCAGGATAACTTGTTACTGCTGCTCTACATGTTGCTGCTCGGCGCCTTGATCGTGCTGACCGGCCGGGTGGGGATCGAGCCTCCCCCGGACCGCGAGCAATTGGCCTCAGTCCCGCCGTTCATCCGATGGATGCTCCGTAGCCGGCCCTACTATCCGATGGCCAGCCAGTTTTTGCTCGGCGGGCTCTTCAGCGCCTACACGGTCTTCTATTCACGCAGCGCTTCGCTGACCGGCACCGCCGTGTTCTTCGGCTTGCTGGTCCTGCTGTTGGTCGGTAACGAGTTTCTGCGCGACCGACTGTCGAATCTGCGGCTGACCGTCAGCCTCTATGCCCTCGTGTGTTTTTCGTTCTTCACTTTCTTCCTCCCGGTCATGACCGGCTTGATGAACGCGACGATGTTTCTGCTCGGCGCGGGATTGAGCGGGCTGGTCACTTTGCGGGTCGTAGAACTGATCTATCGGAACAATCCCGACCGTTCGCGGCGTGAGGCGGTCGGAGTCACCGCGCCTGCCCTGGCGCTGATCACCCTGCTGGTGTCGTTCTACTTTCTCAACTGGATCCCGCCGGTGCCGCTGTCGCTGAAGTTCGGGGGCATCTATCACGAGGTGAAGAGGAGCGACGACCGGTTTGAGTTGTCCTACGCCAAAAAGTGGTACGAAGTGTGGAAGCGATCGGACACCGTCTTTCCCGCGAACGAGCCGGTGTATTGCTTCACGGCGGTCTTCGCGCCGGTGGCGCTCAATACGACGGTGTATCACCACTGGTATTTCAGATCCCAGCGCGACAAACCGTTCACCCATGCCGATCGCATCCCGGTCAGGATTTCCGGAGGGCGGGAAGGCGGATACCGGGCGTACACGTTCAAGCAGCGACTCGATCCCGGGGACTGGCGCGTTGACGTGGAATCGGAAGACGGCCGTATCATCGGGCGGGTCGCCGTCACCGTCGAACAGGGCGACGACGCTGTGCCGCTGGCCACCACCGTGTACTAG
- a CDS encoding restriction endonuclease subunit S encodes MQGSDCIRLRFLNADVVPRFVSYLFLTETHQKWMLVQAGNKATMASLNHDIIRRITLRLPPPPVQAATVSILSAYDDLIENNRRRMALLEEAARQLYREWFVCLRFPGYEHTRIRNGVPEGWERKTLGELCEEVREPVKPNALEPSTPYIGLEHMPRRSISLSEWGTAEQITSNKHRFRQGEILFGKIRPYFHKVGIAFVDGVSSSDSIVIRAGDAGYHGLVLMTVSSDPFVALTAQTMKEGSKMPRADWKQMQAYPVPSPPHGLLSSFESVVRSTVEQLKTLTFLNQKLRAARDLLLPRLMSGEIAV; translated from the coding sequence ATGCAGGGTTCCGACTGCATCCGCCTTCGCTTCCTGAATGCCGATGTTGTGCCCCGCTTCGTTTCGTATTTATTCCTGACCGAGACTCATCAGAAATGGATGCTAGTGCAGGCAGGGAACAAGGCAACGATGGCATCTCTGAACCACGACATCATCAGGCGGATCACATTGCGTCTTCCGCCTCCTCCGGTTCAAGCAGCTACGGTTAGCATCCTCTCCGCCTACGACGACCTCATCGAGAACAACCGGCGGCGGATGGCATTGTTGGAGGAGGCGGCGCGGCAGCTCTACCGCGAGTGGTTTGTCTGCCTCCGCTTCCCCGGCTACGAGCACACCCGCATTAGAAACGGCGTGCCGGAGGGATGGGAACGGAAGACACTCGGTGAGTTGTGTGAGGAAGTTCGCGAACCTGTGAAGCCCAATGCACTTGAGCCATCCACGCCATACATCGGCCTGGAACATATGCCTCGTCGGTCAATCTCTCTCAGTGAGTGGGGTACAGCCGAACAGATCACCAGTAACAAACACCGCTTCCGTCAGGGCGAGATCCTTTTCGGGAAGATACGCCCGTACTTCCATAAGGTAGGGATTGCTTTCGTTGATGGTGTCTCATCTTCCGACTCGATCGTCATCCGAGCAGGCGACGCAGGGTACCACGGACTAGTTCTGATGACGGTATCGAGCGACCCCTTTGTGGCGCTGACGGCTCAGACCATGAAGGAAGGTTCGAAGATGCCGAGGGCCGATTGGAAGCAAATGCAAGCTTACCCGGTGCCTTCGCCCCCTCACGGATTGCTGAGCAGCTTCGAGAGTGTCGTTCGCTCCACTGTCGAGCAATTGAAGACCCTCACATTCTTGAACCAGAAGCTCCGCGCGGCCCGTGACCTCCTATTGCCCCGCCTGATGAGCGGCGAAATCGCCGTCTAA
- a CDS encoding DUF1499 domain-containing protein: MADRRLSPCPSSPNCVSTLAEDEGHAIAPFGYTKPRAEAKEALKTALGTLARTKLVEEDEAYLHYEFTSLIFRFVDDVEFFFDDQRRLVHFRSASRVGYGDFGINRRRMEQIRSLIDGKM; this comes from the coding sequence ATGGCGGATCGACGGTTGTCGCCCTGCCCTTCCAGTCCCAACTGTGTATCGACGCTGGCGGAGGATGAAGGCCACGCCATCGCCCCGTTTGGCTATACGAAACCTCGAGCCGAGGCCAAGGAAGCGCTGAAGACGGCGCTCGGGACCTTGGCTCGCACCAAGCTGGTTGAAGAAGACGAAGCCTACCTCCACTACGAATTCACGAGCCTGATTTTTCGTTTCGTCGATGATGTGGAGTTTTTCTTCGATGACCAGCGCCGCCTGGTCCACTTCCGCTCCGCTTCCCGCGTCGGCTACGGTGATTTCGGGATCAACCGCCGTCGAATGGAACAGATCAGAAGCCTGATCGACGGAAAGATGTAG
- a CDS encoding SCP2 sterol-binding domain-containing protein — translation MKAPTLKEFFRHLPEKLDSDAAEGLEAVYQFDLSGTDGGQYVLTVSQGVCRVNEGKHDDPHVTLAMAGEDCIKVLTGQLSGQMAAMSGKLRIMGDLGLALQLRALFPGIGS, via the coding sequence ATGAAGGCTCCGACACTCAAAGAATTCTTCCGGCATTTGCCCGAGAAACTCGATTCGGACGCAGCCGAGGGCTTGGAGGCTGTGTATCAGTTCGATTTGAGCGGCACCGACGGCGGGCAATACGTTCTGACGGTCAGCCAGGGCGTGTGTCGGGTCAACGAAGGGAAGCATGACGATCCGCATGTGACGTTGGCGATGGCGGGTGAGGATTGCATCAAGGTCCTGACCGGTCAGTTGAGCGGTCAGATGGCCGCCATGTCGGGCAAGCTGCGGATCATGGGAGATCTGGGGCTGGCCCTCCAGCTCCGCGCGCTCTTTCCCGGCATCGGGTCATAG
- a CDS encoding N-6 DNA methylase, with the protein MSLGRGPLISDLWNAADHLRANSKLTSSDYCMPVLGVIFLRHAANRFEAAQRQIDADQASGKMPKRKVRPEDYIARRALFLPKNARYEWMIQQAAVSGVDFPKLVTDAMTAIEDTFPPLKGVLPKDYGIFEPKVLEDLMRLFNSEQVRQATGDVFGRIYEYFLAEFSVQKAHDNGEFFTPPSLVQTIVNVIEPDHGLVFDPASGSGGMFVQSSHFIEHKGGDTAKKVVFYGQEKNRDTIHIAKMNLAVHGLEGKIAEAILGLVKQVDLLYKLAARVADLGNEMSLAPGNGGEGKGEGLTYDRRSTGKLIKQLDEQRKTAVEQMKQAAYVHRQVLWLQDRFPKAELEDVPGLVKLVDRKEIEAADWSLTPGRYVGVAPPEEDEDFDFEQTLRDIHTELADLNKETAELAAKIQENFEELGA; encoded by the coding sequence TTGAGTCTCGGGAGAGGCCCGCTCATCTCCGACCTGTGGAACGCCGCAGATCACCTCCGCGCGAACTCCAAGCTGACCTCCAGCGATTATTGTATGCCCGTCCTGGGCGTGATCTTCTTGCGCCACGCGGCCAATCGGTTTGAGGCGGCGCAGCGGCAGATCGATGCTGACCAGGCGAGCGGCAAGATGCCGAAGCGCAAGGTGCGCCCGGAGGACTATATCGCCCGGCGTGCGCTCTTTCTGCCGAAGAACGCCCGCTACGAGTGGATGATTCAGCAGGCTGCCGTGAGCGGTGTCGATTTCCCCAAGCTCGTCACTGACGCCATGACCGCGATCGAGGATACGTTTCCGCCGCTCAAGGGCGTGCTGCCGAAAGACTACGGCATTTTCGAACCGAAAGTATTGGAAGACCTGATGCGGCTCTTCAACAGCGAGCAGGTCAGGCAGGCCACCGGCGATGTATTCGGCCGCATCTATGAATACTTCCTTGCCGAATTCTCAGTGCAAAAAGCCCACGACAACGGAGAATTCTTCACGCCTCCGTCGCTGGTGCAGACGATCGTGAACGTCATCGAACCGGACCATGGCCTCGTGTTCGATCCGGCAAGCGGGTCCGGCGGCATGTTTGTCCAGTCCAGCCACTTCATCGAACATAAGGGCGGCGACACGGCAAAGAAGGTGGTGTTTTATGGGCAGGAGAAGAACCGCGACACCATCCACATCGCGAAGATGAATCTCGCCGTGCACGGGCTGGAAGGCAAGATTGCCGAGGCGATCCTCGGTCTCGTCAAGCAAGTGGACTTGCTCTACAAGCTCGCCGCGCGGGTCGCGGACCTCGGCAATGAGATGTCCCTCGCCCCCGGCAACGGGGGAGAGGGCAAGGGTGAGGGGCTGACTTATGACCGCCGCTCGACTGGCAAGTTGATCAAACAGCTTGATGAGCAGCGCAAAACTGCCGTCGAGCAGATGAAGCAAGCTGCCTATGTCCACCGCCAAGTCCTGTGGCTTCAGGACCGGTTTCCAAAAGCGGAACTGGAGGATGTGCCGGGGCTGGTGAAACTGGTGGATCGAAAAGAGATCGAGGCCGCTGACTGGAGCCTCACGCCCGGCCGCTATGTCGGCGTCGCCCCGCCGGAAGAGGACGAGGACTTCGACTTCGAGCAGACCCTGCGCGACATCCACACCGAGCTGGCCGACCTGAACAAGGAAACGGCCGAGCTGGCGGCGAAGATTCAGGAGAACTTCGAGGAGCTGGGGGCATGA
- a CDS encoding S-adenosylmethionine decarboxylase, giving the protein MSVTVGSESTILPSSAPTTSSPVQTHEMVGEGKAWGLCTAVDLQDCQPDLIRNAEHIRRYVVELCELIDMKRFGECQVVDFGSGRVAGYSMVQLISTSLISGHFANDTNNAYLDIFSCKGYDPAVVEAFSKEFFKAGRSRSTVTLRY; this is encoded by the coding sequence ATGAGCGTAACCGTTGGATCGGAATCGACGATTTTGCCATCGAGCGCCCCGACGACTTCCTCCCCCGTTCAGACTCACGAAATGGTGGGAGAGGGGAAGGCGTGGGGACTCTGCACCGCCGTGGATCTCCAAGACTGCCAGCCGGATTTGATTCGCAACGCGGAGCATATTCGCCGTTATGTCGTGGAACTCTGTGAACTGATCGACATGAAGCGGTTCGGCGAGTGTCAGGTCGTCGATTTCGGCTCGGGCCGCGTAGCCGGTTATTCGATGGTGCAATTGATTTCGACCTCGCTGATCAGTGGCCATTTTGCCAACGATACCAACAACGCATACTTAGATATCTTCAGCTGCAAGGGGTACGACCCTGCCGTCGTCGAGGCCTTTTCGAAGGAGTTTTTCAAGGCCGGACGCAGCAGGTCGACGGTCACGCTTCGATACTGA
- a CDS encoding FAD-binding oxidoreductase — translation MIPFDAYAEKRARAAASMQALGSEGLSLEKSTSNLFRHRTGPTGRRLDLREFRHVLRIDEQSRTADVEALTTYEELVRETLPFQLMPAVVPQLKSITVGGAIAGIGIESSSFRQGFVHETMREIDVLLADGRVVTATADNDHRELFFGFPNSYGTLGYALRTVVELIPIKPFVRLTHRRFTDPDRYFEAMSEACRSGDADFVDGTMFDAETFYLTTGVFVDRAEWLSDYTYLRMYYRSVTEKATDYLIAHDYLWRWDTDWFWCSKHFLLQYPIMRRLWGKERLNSTVYWRLWKRAHASPVAQSALKMIQGRQEAVIQDVEIPIEQAPRFARFFNERIGITPVWLCPVAARDPSRSYSLYPMTPRTIYVNFGFWDTVKSRHGDGHFNKLVEAAVLDLHGHKSLYSTSYYSREEFDRLYNGEAYRRLKDRYDSGHRLKSLYEKCVLKL, via the coding sequence ATGATTCCTTTTGATGCGTATGCCGAGAAGCGGGCGCGTGCCGCCGCCAGCATGCAGGCCCTCGGTTCCGAGGGACTTTCACTGGAGAAATCCACGTCCAATCTCTTTCGGCATCGCACCGGACCGACGGGACGCCGGCTTGACTTGCGGGAGTTCCGACATGTCCTCCGGATCGATGAGCAGAGCCGGACGGCGGACGTGGAAGCCCTGACGACCTACGAGGAACTGGTCCGGGAAACCTTGCCGTTCCAATTGATGCCGGCGGTGGTGCCGCAGCTCAAGTCCATCACGGTCGGCGGCGCGATCGCCGGGATCGGCATCGAATCCTCATCCTTCAGGCAGGGGTTCGTCCACGAGACGATGCGCGAGATCGATGTCCTGCTCGCCGACGGTCGCGTCGTCACGGCGACCGCCGACAACGACCATCGTGAGCTATTCTTCGGATTTCCCAATTCCTACGGCACGCTGGGTTATGCGCTGCGGACCGTCGTCGAGCTGATTCCGATCAAACCCTTCGTGAGGCTCACGCACCGCCGCTTTACGGATCCGGACCGATACTTTGAGGCCATGTCCGAGGCCTGCCGTTCGGGCGACGCCGATTTCGTGGACGGCACGATGTTCGACGCGGAGACGTTCTATTTGACGACCGGAGTCTTCGTGGATCGGGCCGAATGGCTGAGCGATTACACGTATCTTCGGATGTACTACCGGTCCGTGACGGAGAAGGCGACGGATTACCTGATTGCGCATGACTATCTGTGGCGTTGGGACACGGATTGGTTCTGGTGCTCCAAACACTTCTTGCTGCAGTATCCGATCATGCGGCGGCTGTGGGGCAAGGAGCGGCTCAATTCGACGGTGTACTGGCGACTGTGGAAGCGGGCTCACGCCTCTCCGGTTGCGCAATCGGCGTTGAAGATGATCCAGGGCCGGCAGGAGGCAGTCATTCAAGATGTGGAGATCCCGATCGAACAGGCGCCTCGCTTTGCGCGGTTCTTCAACGAGCGCATCGGCATCACGCCCGTCTGGCTCTGCCCCGTCGCGGCGCGCGATCCCTCCCGCTCATATAGCTTGTATCCCATGACACCGCGCACGATCTACGTCAATTTCGGTTTCTGGGATACCGTGAAGAGCCGCCACGGCGACGGGCATTTCAACAAGCTGGTCGAGGCCGCGGTTCTGGACCTCCACGGGCACAAGTCGCTGTACTCGACCTCGTACTACTCTCGAGAAGAGTTCGATCGGCTGTACAACGGCGAGGCCTATCGTCGCCTCAAGGACCGTTACGATTCGGGGCACCGGTTGAAAAGTCTCTATGAGAAATGTGTGCTCAAGCTGTGA
- the cfa gene encoding cyclopropane fatty acyl phospholipid synthase, producing the protein MNQKSTIESLLEKARIRIDGPESGDILVHDDRFYARVLAEGSLGLGESYMDGWWDARRLDEFFARFHDVSLDHAVVDKYLIMNALKARLFNMQNRRLSRRVAQQHYDLDSAFYEKMLGPYMQYTCAYWKRAQDLETAQKHKLDLVCRKLHLQKGDRVLELGCGWGGFARYASTHYGCHVTAYNISEQQVSYARKWCEDLPVEVIHGDYREAVGEFDKVAAIGLCEHVGYKNYRTLMETVHRTLKRRGLFLLHTIGNNASVSTADPWFDKYIFPGGMLPSVAQLSAAMDGLLVLEDWHNFGPDYDRTLVAWQENVDRHWEELKAKFDERFSRMWRYYLLSLAGAFRARRIHLWQVVLSKHGVLGGYEPVR; encoded by the coding sequence ATGAACCAGAAATCGACGATCGAGAGTTTGCTGGAGAAAGCCCGTATTCGAATCGACGGGCCGGAGTCGGGGGACATTCTCGTCCACGACGACCGCTTTTATGCCCGTGTCTTGGCGGAGGGCTCGCTAGGGCTCGGCGAATCCTACATGGACGGCTGGTGGGACGCGCGGCGTTTGGACGAATTCTTCGCCAGGTTTCACGACGTGTCGTTGGACCACGCCGTCGTCGACAAGTACCTCATCATGAACGCGCTGAAGGCGCGGCTGTTCAACATGCAGAACAGGCGGCTGTCGAGGCGTGTCGCCCAGCAGCACTACGATCTGGACAGTGCGTTTTATGAGAAAATGCTGGGCCCGTACATGCAGTATACCTGCGCTTATTGGAAGCGGGCCCAGGATCTGGAGACGGCGCAGAAGCATAAGCTGGATCTCGTCTGCAGAAAGCTGCATCTTCAGAAGGGGGATCGGGTGCTCGAACTCGGTTGCGGATGGGGCGGCTTCGCCCGCTATGCCTCCACCCACTACGGATGCCACGTGACCGCCTATAACATTTCGGAGCAACAAGTCAGCTACGCGCGTAAGTGGTGCGAGGATCTCCCCGTCGAGGTGATTCATGGCGACTACCGGGAAGCGGTCGGCGAATTCGACAAGGTCGCGGCGATCGGCTTGTGCGAACACGTCGGATACAAGAATTACCGGACGCTCATGGAGACGGTCCATCGGACGCTGAAACGCCGAGGCCTCTTTCTGCTCCATACGATCGGGAACAACGCCTCGGTCTCGACGGCCGATCCCTGGTTCGACAAGTACATTTTCCCCGGCGGCATGCTCCCGTCCGTTGCGCAACTCAGCGCGGCGATGGACGGGCTTCTGGTGCTGGAAGACTGGCACAATTTCGGTCCCGACTACGACCGCACACTCGTGGCCTGGCAGGAGAACGTGGACCGGCATTGGGAAGAGCTCAAGGCCAAATTCGACGAACGGTTCAGCCGCATGTGGCGCTACTACCTCTTATCGCTGGCTGGGGCTTTCCGCGCCCGCCGCATCCACCTGTGGCAGGTCGTACTCTCCAAGCACGGTGTGTTGGGCGGCTACGAACCCGTACGATAG
- a CDS encoding FAD-binding oxidoreductase, whose protein sequence is MTTTYQAEVSRIRDLTHDVRELELVLREPPRLSFKAGQFISFDVPKHGLPHPVVRPYSIASPPSIDDRVTLVFNLVQRGPGSQYLYGLRTGDAVRFKGPAGSFYLREDAKRQMLCVATGTGIAPLRSMIATELERQSLQPVTLFWGLRYERDLYYREELEAWTSRFPRFSFVTCLSQPGPSWTGARGRVTELVKERVGSVRDLAGYLCGNGAMIKDVTALLQAKGLCPIYREKYY, encoded by the coding sequence ATGACGACGACCTATCAAGCGGAAGTCAGTCGAATTCGGGACTTGACGCATGACGTTCGCGAATTGGAATTGGTCTTGCGCGAACCGCCGCGCCTTTCCTTCAAGGCGGGGCAATTCATTTCGTTCGATGTGCCGAAGCACGGACTGCCTCATCCTGTGGTCCGTCCCTATTCCATCGCCTCTCCGCCGTCGATCGACGATCGGGTGACCCTGGTCTTCAATTTGGTGCAGCGAGGCCCCGGTTCACAGTATCTCTACGGACTACGAACTGGCGACGCCGTCCGGTTCAAAGGACCTGCCGGTTCATTCTATCTTCGGGAAGATGCAAAGCGGCAGATGCTCTGTGTCGCCACAGGGACGGGAATCGCCCCTCTCCGGTCCATGATCGCTACGGAACTAGAACGGCAGAGTCTGCAACCGGTCACTCTCTTCTGGGGGTTGCGATATGAACGTGATCTCTATTACCGGGAAGAACTGGAGGCGTGGACGTCCCGCTTCCCGAGGTTTTCGTTCGTCACTTGCCTCTCGCAGCCCGGGCCGAGTTGGACGGGGGCCAGGGGCCGAGTCACGGAGCTGGTCAAGGAACGGGTGGGTTCCGTCCGCGACCTTGCCGGGTATCTGTGCGGCAACGGCGCGATGATCAAAGACGTGACGGCCCTGCTTCAGGCGAAAGGACTGTGCCCGATCTATCGGGAGAAGTACTACTAG
- a CDS encoding antibiotic biosynthesis monooxygenase, which produces MAVTLINVFSVPKGQEEAFVKWWEDVKADITAQPGFISGKFHRSLKPDSKFNFINIAIWENEEIYWKAYEKSVTPMQAKLAQLGVEMVPALYRVAFEYRSNVQARVLGTDRCRLWNTSQARRLCSMPGRSTSNC; this is translated from the coding sequence ATGGCGGTGACGCTGATCAACGTGTTCTCGGTTCCGAAAGGGCAGGAAGAGGCGTTCGTGAAATGGTGGGAGGACGTGAAGGCCGATATTACCGCACAGCCCGGCTTCATCAGCGGCAAGTTCCATCGCAGCCTCAAGCCCGACAGTAAGTTCAACTTTATCAACATCGCGATCTGGGAAAACGAAGAGATCTACTGGAAGGCCTATGAAAAGAGCGTGACGCCGATGCAAGCCAAGTTGGCGCAGTTGGGCGTGGAAATGGTCCCGGCCCTCTACCGCGTCGCGTTCGAATATCGATCGAATGTCCAGGCGCGCGTGCTTGGCACTGATCGGTGTCGCCTCTGGAATACCTCCCAAGCTCGCCGACTCTGTTCAATGCCGGGACGAAGCACGAGCAACTGTTGA